Genomic segment of Candidatus Hydrogenedentota bacterium:
CTTAAAAGCCAAGGATTGAGCAACCGCCAAATAGCTCAGATACTCGGGTTTCATAAAAGTAGTATCGGCCGTGAATTGCGCCGTAATAGTGTACGCGGTCGCTATTGTTCCACTGCCGCGGATCGGCTTGCTATCAATCGGCGTCAAGAGATAGAACGTAAGAAGAAACTTGATCATCCTCCTCTTTTGCGCTATGTCATAAGCAAAAGTTATGAGTATTGGTCTCCCGAACAAATTAGCGGCC
This window contains:
- a CDS encoding helix-turn-helix domain-containing protein, with protein sequence MSHHHFTRDDRIKLETLKSQGLSNRQIAQILGFHKSSIGRELRRNSVRGRYCSTAADRLAINRRQEIERKKKLDHPPLLRYVISKSYEYWSPEQISG